A genomic window from Blastocatellia bacterium includes:
- a CDS encoding sigma-54 dependent transcriptional regulator, which yields MKALVIDDNELVRSNVAEVLRAEGWDVSEAESADRAFELLGDDAWSLVFCDVKLSDHHEAEGYTVLRRFVEEQPDARIVLMTGHGSAAGALDAVSLGAYDYLMKPFENEDVLRIAQAVRHSNEKRERPGTTGELPPEPVYTSDIELVGASAAFVEVMKMVGRVASTSLPVLITGESGTGKEVVARAIHRRSLRATSAFVAVNCGAIPSELIESELFGHVRGAFTGAERDRRGLLQEADGGTILLDEITETTPAFQVKLLRALQEGEIRRVGSNHTISVDVRVIAASNRDVEREMREGRFRQDLFYRLNAVTLHLPPLRERREDIMPLARYFAQRSAHATACEPVSFSRDAVHALVTYEWPGNIRELENAVIRAVALCEHVVRPEDLPERVRAAFDANSRTDAATHDAHEETHKEEERLLSLSELEGLHVARVLASTGGNKQAAARVLGIDRTTLQRMLKRHGLDPNAARSNGDDNNGSRAQD from the coding sequence ATGAAAGCACTCGTCATAGACGACAACGAGCTTGTGCGCAGCAACGTCGCGGAGGTCTTGCGCGCCGAAGGGTGGGACGTAAGCGAGGCCGAGTCGGCCGACCGGGCTTTCGAGCTTCTGGGCGACGACGCTTGGTCGCTCGTCTTCTGCGACGTGAAGCTCAGCGACCACCACGAGGCCGAGGGCTACACGGTTCTGCGGCGCTTCGTCGAGGAGCAGCCCGACGCGCGGATCGTTCTGATGACCGGGCACGGCTCGGCCGCCGGCGCGCTCGACGCCGTATCCTTGGGCGCATACGACTACCTCATGAAGCCGTTCGAGAACGAGGACGTGCTTCGCATCGCGCAGGCAGTCCGCCACTCGAACGAGAAGCGCGAGCGGCCCGGCACGACGGGCGAACTCCCGCCCGAACCCGTCTACACTTCGGACATCGAACTCGTCGGCGCGAGCGCCGCCTTCGTCGAGGTGATGAAGATGGTGGGCCGCGTCGCGTCCACGTCGCTTCCGGTTCTCATCACGGGCGAGTCGGGCACGGGCAAGGAGGTCGTCGCGCGCGCGATTCATCGACGCAGCCTGCGCGCGACGAGCGCGTTCGTCGCGGTCAACTGCGGCGCGATACCTTCCGAGTTAATCGAGTCGGAGTTGTTCGGCCACGTGCGCGGCGCCTTCACGGGCGCGGAGCGCGACCGGCGAGGGCTCCTGCAAGAGGCGGACGGCGGCACGATTCTGCTCGACGAGATAACGGAGACGACGCCCGCCTTCCAAGTAAAACTTCTGCGCGCTTTGCAGGAGGGCGAGATTCGCCGCGTCGGCTCGAACCACACGATAAGCGTTGACGTGCGAGTCATCGCCGCGAGCAACCGCGACGTTGAGCGAGAGATGCGCGAGGGCCGCTTCCGGCAGGACTTGTTCTACCGCTTGAACGCGGTGACGCTGCACCTGCCGCCGCTTCGAGAGCGCCGCGAGGACATCATGCCGCTCGCGCGTTACTTCGCGCAGCGCTCGGCGCACGCGACTGCTTGCGAGCCCGTGAGCTTCTCGCGCGACGCCGTGCACGCGCTCGTCACATACGAGTGGCCCGGCAACATACGCGAGCTTGAGAACGCGGTCATACGCGCCGTCGCCCTGTGCGAGCACGTAGTCCGCCCCGAAGACCTGCCCGAACGCGTGCGCGCCGCGTTCGACGCAAACTCGCGGACGGACGCCGCGACGCACGACGCGCACGAAGAGACGCACAAGGAGGAGGAGCGTCTGCTCTCGCTCTCCGAACTCGAAGGCTTGCACGTCGCGCGCGTGCTCGCGAGCACGGGCGGCAACAAGCAGGCCGCCGCGCGCGTGCTGGGCATAGACCGCACGACGCTCCAACGCATGCTCAAGCGCCACGGCCTAGACCCCAACGCCGCGCGCTCCAACGGCGACGACAACAACGGCTCACGCGCGCAAGACTAG
- a CDS encoding ATP-binding protein has protein sequence MEKQRFVKPYMLAFIAAGACVILYAALRLPVERLDLRLVPLVAFTLLVSSRFCIPIPRTTGQISFSDVFIFLTLLLYGGEVAVLLAAAELFAASRLGKTRLSLFTSLFNAAMMACSMLTTVAVLRLLFGDETLLRRGDFSQKFVAALCVMALVHYVVNSTIAAVHTSLKANEPLWVTWRNKYLWASITYFAGASSAGLIVKLVSTAGLYALVAVAPIIVIVYLTYRTYLENINAMAEAAKAEAAAEARAEAAAEQAEQARRHVEELSHYIAEQDRIREQYAQIEKLSALGELASGVAHDFNNTLAGILGRAQLLLSTKDPEKIDAGLQLIIKTAKDGAKTIKRIQDFARQRRDHDFQPVSVDQLLLDVREITRPRWKSRAESEGVHITLELKLGTDEARVMGDESELREVLVNMVFNAVDAMPEGGTITLSTREAGGQIEIGVSDTGEGMTDEVRPRVFDPFFTTKGKAGMGLGLAVSYGIIRRHEGSVSVHSESGRGTSFRILLPPARARAESRPTGEPPAIALVPQQPGRTRILVVDDEERVRELLRDILESEGYCVALARGGREALELLTESDFDAVFTDLGMKGMSGWELARAVRERDEALPLAVITGWGEAVGSTERDAARVDWVVTKPFDASQILAIAREVARRVESRQRGATAAA, from the coding sequence ATGGAGAAGCAGCGTTTCGTCAAGCCTTACATGTTGGCGTTCATCGCGGCGGGCGCGTGCGTGATTCTGTACGCGGCGCTGCGTCTGCCCGTCGAGCGTCTGGACTTGCGGCTCGTGCCGCTCGTCGCGTTCACGCTCTTGGTAAGCTCGCGCTTCTGCATTCCGATTCCGCGCACGACGGGGCAGATTTCGTTCTCGGACGTTTTCATCTTCCTGACGCTGCTGCTCTACGGCGGCGAGGTCGCGGTGCTTCTCGCCGCCGCCGAACTGTTCGCGGCCTCGCGACTCGGCAAGACTCGCCTGAGTCTCTTCACGAGTCTATTCAACGCGGCGATGATGGCCTGCTCGATGTTGACGACCGTCGCCGTGCTGCGCCTTCTCTTCGGCGACGAGACGCTTCTGCGTCGCGGCGATTTCTCGCAGAAGTTCGTCGCGGCGCTCTGCGTGATGGCGCTCGTTCACTACGTCGTGAACTCGACCATCGCCGCCGTTCACACTTCCTTGAAGGCGAACGAGCCTCTGTGGGTGACGTGGCGCAACAAGTACCTTTGGGCTTCGATAACATACTTCGCGGGCGCGTCGTCCGCCGGGCTGATAGTTAAGTTAGTCTCGACGGCCGGTCTCTACGCGCTCGTCGCGGTCGCGCCCATCATCGTCATCGTCTACCTGACCTATCGAACCTACCTCGAAAACATCAACGCGATGGCCGAAGCGGCGAAGGCCGAGGCGGCGGCCGAAGCGCGCGCCGAAGCGGCCGCCGAACAGGCCGAGCAGGCTCGCCGCCACGTCGAAGAGCTTTCGCACTACATCGCCGAGCAGGACAGGATACGCGAGCAGTACGCGCAGATTGAGAAACTGTCGGCCTTGGGCGAGTTGGCGTCGGGCGTCGCGCACGACTTCAACAACACGCTCGCCGGGATTCTCGGCCGCGCGCAACTTCTGCTCTCGACGAAAGACCCGGAGAAGATAGACGCCGGTCTTCAACTCATCATCAAGACCGCGAAGGACGGCGCGAAGACCATCAAGCGCATACAGGACTTCGCTCGGCAGCGTCGCGACCACGACTTTCAACCCGTCTCCGTTGACCAACTGCTCCTCGACGTTCGAGAGATAACGCGCCCGCGCTGGAAGAGCCGCGCCGAGTCGGAAGGAGTTCACATAACTCTTGAGTTGAAACTTGGCACGGACGAGGCGCGCGTGATGGGCGACGAGTCGGAGCTTCGCGAAGTCTTGGTCAACATGGTCTTCAACGCGGTGGACGCGATGCCGGAGGGCGGCACGATTACGCTCTCGACGCGCGAGGCCGGAGGCCAGATTGAAATCGGAGTCTCGGACACCGGCGAGGGGATGACCGACGAGGTTCGCCCGCGCGTCTTCGACCCGTTCTTCACGACGAAGGGCAAGGCGGGCATGGGGCTCGGCCTCGCCGTCTCTTACGGCATCATACGACGCCACGAAGGCTCGGTCTCGGTTCACTCGGAGTCGGGACGCGGAACGTCCTTCCGAATACTTCTTCCGCCCGCTCGCGCCCGCGCCGAGTCGAGGCCGACGGGCGAGCCGCCAGCAATCGCGCTCGTCCCGCAGCAGCCCGGACGGACGCGCATACTCGTCGTCGACGACGAGGAGCGCGTGCGCGAACTCCTGCGCGACATACTTGAGAGCGAGGGCTACTGCGTCGCGCTCGCGCGCGGAGGGCGCGAGGCTTTAGAACTGTTAACCGAGTCGGACTTCGACGCGGTCTTCACGGACTTGGGGATGAAGGGCATGAGCGGTTGGGAACTCGCGCGCGCGGTGAGAGAGCGCGACGAGGCGCTGCCGCTCGCGGTCATAACGGGCTGGGGCGAGGCCGTCGGCTCGACCGAGCGCGACGCGGCGCGCGTCGACTGGGTGGTGACGAAGCCCTTCGACGCGTCGCAGATTCTAGCCATCGCGCGAGAGGTCGCGCGCCGCGTCGAGTCGCGTCAGCGCGGCGCGACGGCCGCCGCCTAA
- a CDS encoding GNAT family N-acetyltransferase encodes MARTHARAPEAFLVHPLTERHNEGEVLDFLAERPVHTVVMSGLIRDNGVESPFNRGTFYACRDSEGRLAGVALIGHATFVEARTEGALRAFAELAQKERDAHLILGEQGLIHRFWGHYAPAGQTPRLFCRELLFEQRWPVEACEPVPELRRATLDDLMLVMPVHAAMAYDESGINPLDVDLAGFRMRCARRIEGGRVWVLVEDGNLVFKADIASETPECTYVEGVYVEPASRQRGHGLRCLSHLSRKLLVDSQEVCALVNEQNLAAQSLFLRAGYKLRGYYETIFLERNGK; translated from the coding sequence ATGGCACGAACACACGCGCGAGCGCCCGAAGCCTTTCTGGTTCACCCCCTGACCGAAAGGCACAACGAAGGCGAGGTCTTGGACTTCCTCGCCGAACGACCCGTACACACGGTCGTCATGTCCGGACTGATACGCGACAACGGAGTGGAGAGCCCCTTCAACCGAGGGACGTTCTACGCGTGCCGCGACTCGGAAGGGCGACTCGCCGGCGTCGCGCTCATAGGGCACGCGACGTTCGTGGAGGCGCGCACGGAAGGCGCGCTGCGTGCCTTCGCGGAACTCGCGCAGAAGGAGCGCGACGCGCATTTGATACTCGGCGAGCAGGGCTTGATACATCGCTTCTGGGGCCACTACGCGCCCGCCGGTCAGACGCCGCGACTCTTCTGCCGGGAGCTTCTCTTCGAGCAGCGCTGGCCCGTCGAGGCTTGCGAGCCCGTGCCCGAACTGCGGCGCGCGACGCTCGACGACCTGATGCTCGTCATGCCCGTACACGCGGCGATGGCCTACGACGAGAGCGGCATCAATCCGCTCGACGTTGACCTCGCGGGCTTCCGCATGCGCTGCGCGCGTCGCATCGAGGGCGGCCGCGTGTGGGTTCTGGTCGAGGACGGAAATCTGGTCTTCAAGGCCGACATCGCTTCCGAGACGCCCGAATGCACATACGTCGAGGGCGTCTACGTCGAGCCAGCGAGCCGTCAGCGCGGCCACGGCCTGCGCTGCCTTTCGCACCTCAGCCGCAAGCTCCTCGTTGACAGCCAAGAGGTCTGCGCGCTCGTCAACGAGCAGAACCTCGCCGCGCAGTCGCTCTTCCTGCGCGCGGGCTACAAGCTGCGCGGCTACTACGAGACGATTTTCCTCGAACGAAATGGAAAGTAA